AAACACTTGAAATACTCTGTACTTGTCCCTTTAACAACCAGCAAACAAACAAGCGTACGAACAAGACGAGAGCAGGAGAGGGGATGGTTTAAGAAAAGGGTCTCTAAAGTAGCACACTCGTGGAAAGTACTCTTTTCATCTGCTGACCTTCACAGTATCCTGCGAAGGCATCGCCTTTGTACGGTCCTTTGCAACTTATTCATAAGCCATCTAAAAGCagcctgcaaagggaaaaaattggCCTACACCCTTTCAGCTTTTTACGACGCAAGGCGGACAGAAAGAGGTCTTTGAAGGAGACCAAAGGCACGCCTTAAATGTGTTAGCCTTCCAGGAACAACGCAAATCCCACATTCTTACGTCACATTAGGTCACatctaagagaaagaaaagcatctgAAAGAACTACCGATGGTTTCCCCACAAACCAAGGCGCAAGACACGACCGTCTGTCCTCTCTCCTCTGCAGGCCCTTACCTCACTATTGCTAGCGCAGGTCCGGCGCGCAGCGGCGGGACCGCCGGCTTTGCGACGGCAACGTTTCTCGGCGAGCACCGCGCCATCAGCGCGCGGGCCGCTGCAGCGCAGCAGCGACGGAGCCGCCGGCAGGctggcagcggccccggccccggccccggccccggcccccgcccccgcccccgccccgcccgagACCCACCTCCGGCGGCGTGCTGCCCGCAGGACCGCCGGTGCCCCCGCCGCCAGTCCAGCGCCTGGTGCTCGGGGCCGCAGTaggcggcgcggcggcagcgcccgcaggCGCGGGGCCCCAGGCAGCCGCAGACGCGGCAGAGAGCGGCGCcgccgcggagccggcgggggggcgcggcggcagggcccggcggcggctcctcggGGGGCGGCTCCTCGGGGTAGGTGTCGTTCCGCCGCGGCAGCTGGTTCCGGAACACTGCGGGCGAGAGGCGGCGGtcagcggggcggcgggcggcggccctcGCCCCCTCCTCGctcgccgccccccgcctcaccGCAGAGGGGCCCCCGCGGGCCCGGCAGGCGGTAGCAGGCGGCGCCGCGGCAGGCGAAGACGAAGAGGGTGCGGTGGAAGGCGTCGGGGCGGTCGGGCAGCGGCGCGTACAGCTGGAGCAGGAAGgcgcagggctgctggcagcggccgcagcgcagggcggcggggcccggcagccCGGCCTCGCCCAGCCACGCCGGCCGCCCGCCGACCTTGCTGGGGAAGTAGGCGCTGCGCAGCCGCCAGGcgccctccggccccgccgccgccgcgaagCCCAGCTCCACGCCGGCCGCCATGGTGCCGCCGGAAAGGCGGCGGGCCGGGCCTCGCCGCGCGCCGGAAGCGCCCGCCCCCAACGGCCGCCTCGCGCCGCCCCCaacggccgcggcgggcgggccggcccgCGCCCTGCCGCCGCTTGTGGCTGCTCGGGGTTGCGGAGGGAGCGGAGGCGGGAAGGGCGAAGGCGGCCCTGAAAGGCGAGGGCTGAGCTCTGTCGCCTGAACGGACACCGCAGCcatcgggggcgggggggaagagatAACAGACACGTTAACGACGCTgctttaattccatttttaaatataacattcacgaagtaattaaaataataatgccaAGTCGCCTAAAAAAACCACAGCGAAACAAACCCCAACACAATTAGCATTTCTGGTTATTGCCCAAGATTGGGTTTGTGCTCTTCATTCATAAGGGCCTCACCTCACATTTAGACAGCCAGCAACGTATTTctctaaatattaattttaatagcaAGTCTTTTAATTCCCTGTTACATTTTTACATCcatgaaatatttgaaagcaatCACATTCCTTGTTACAAGtctagaaaaatgtatttaagtagCCATTACTGTGCACGTCtcttaaatatttatcaaaaaaaaaaaaaaaagacaatgtttaatctgttttaaaaaaacaaaccacagtgaGGATACAAATACAACTCTAACCCTCAGCGGCAACAGTTTCCAAGTGGCAATGGAGAGCTGCCCCGCTGAAGAACACCTCTCCGCCTCCCAGGCTGGCCGGGCAAGAGGGGAACCTCGCCTGCGCCCGTCCCTGCTCCGG
The Mycteria americana isolate JAX WOST 10 ecotype Jacksonville Zoo and Gardens chromosome 3, USCA_MyAme_1.0, whole genome shotgun sequence genome window above contains:
- the PDCD2 gene encoding programmed cell death protein 2 isoform X1 yields the protein MAAVSVQATELSPRLSGPPSPFPPPLPPQPRAATSGGRARAGPPAAAVGGGARRPLGAGASGARRGPARRLSGGTMAAGVELGFAAAAGPEGAWRLRSAYFPSKVGGRPAWLGEAGLPGPAALRCGRCQQPCAFLLQLYAPLPDRPDAFHRTLFVFACRGAACYRLPGPRGPLCVFRNQLPRRNDTYPEEPPPEEPPPGPAAAPPRRLRGGAALCRVCGCLGPRACGRCRRAAYCGPEHQALDWRRGHRRSCGQHAAGDDSADAIPEHNEFLFPEYEILIEPEEPEFPADSSVDPDDEQGAADTSKDPKEQEELRATGSAGEAFQSLDEETLEAMAKHETEEDKIFQMFKERVAAEPEQIIRYCRGGEGPVWVSGENIPEEKDIPNCLCGAKRIFEFQIMPQLLNHLQVDSLGESIDWGTLVVYTCADNCGEGNEYLEEFIWKQDFSAGSI
- the PDCD2 gene encoding programmed cell death protein 2 isoform X2, with amino-acid sequence MAAVSVQATELSPRLSGPPSPFPPPLPPQPRAATSGGRARAGPPAAAVGGGARRPLGAGASGARRGPARRLSGGTMAAGVELGFAAAAGPEGAWRLRSAYFPSKVGGRPAWLGEAGLPGPAALRCGRCQQPCAFLLQLYAPLPDRPDAFHRTLFVFACRGAACYRLPGPRGPLCVFRNQLPRRNDTYPEEPPPEEPPPGPAAAPPRRLRGGAALCRVCGCLGPRACGRCRRAAYCGPEHQALDWRRGHRRSCGQHAAGEYEILIEPEEPEFPADSSVDPDDEQGAADTSKDPKEQEELRATGSAGEAFQSLDEETLEAMAKHETEEDKIFQMFKERVAAEPEQIIRYCRGGEGPVWVSGENIPEEKDIPNCLCGAKRIFEFQIMPQLLNHLQVDSLGESIDWGTLVVYTCADNCGEGNEYLEEFIWKQDFSAGSI